From the Nonlabens marinus S1-08 genome, one window contains:
- a CDS encoding DUF349 domain-containing protein: protein MDTKDNLPKDADGQLNKDQKDHLQEDTLENAMVDESQKSKPEEHIEVEKESPETAKKTGVKTTTKQDDQDSTHEDAIVEEKDKVESTEDPIVDVDEDEDDEESDQEFDATASDPEPKDYSEMSIVALTDELRHLMQEFPINKIKSQAGDIEKAFETVDKETQLEQQEAFRKAQLELAEEERSADFEYKNTESKAFRELHALYRKQRGEFQRQVRKEKEQNLEKRRAIIEGIKNLITEEENIGSTFKKFNQLQDDWKNTGSIPHDAYNIIWEDYRLHVQNFYDYISLSKELRDKDFERNLEFRRKIIARAVELGDEPNVHNALRELQELHRMWKEDTGPVEKELRDPIWEEFKAASDVIHERRQAYYEERDKMAGKHQTIKENIIQEVRNIIDSKPSSHRDWQERLKEINALRELFTQTGPAPKAVNNELWSQYRSVTRDFNKAKNEFYKGLKNEQQENLAKKLELVKIAEEHSEAGNFKESLDTMKRIQADWKKIGHVPRKDSDKIWKRFQKACNAFFDQQNAQKKAESKEELANFVLKVEVYDKLKELVPQDDKETIMKEVESIMEEWNALGRIPYSKRHLQEKFEKLVKSKLTAAGMSAVDAEMLKYNNKLESLKEGDDRDFKNERFYLRKRRDEIQDETRQLENNLQFINAKDDKNPFLVQQRKNIANLKKELDVIKEKQKQLNILQRQLVKEEEATEEENSGEES from the coding sequence ATGGACACGAAAGATAACCTGCCTAAAGATGCAGACGGACAGCTAAACAAGGATCAAAAAGATCACTTGCAAGAAGATACCCTTGAAAATGCAATGGTAGACGAATCCCAAAAATCAAAGCCGGAAGAGCATATTGAGGTAGAGAAAGAATCACCTGAAACAGCTAAAAAGACAGGAGTAAAAACTACAACCAAGCAAGATGATCAAGACTCCACTCATGAGGATGCTATCGTTGAAGAAAAGGACAAAGTAGAAAGTACGGAAGACCCTATCGTTGATGTGGATGAAGATGAGGATGATGAAGAATCAGATCAGGAATTTGATGCCACTGCCAGTGATCCAGAACCAAAGGATTACAGTGAGATGAGTATAGTGGCGTTGACAGATGAGTTGCGTCACTTGATGCAAGAATTCCCTATCAACAAAATTAAATCACAAGCAGGTGATATTGAAAAAGCTTTTGAAACGGTCGATAAAGAAACTCAACTGGAGCAACAAGAAGCTTTTAGAAAAGCCCAATTAGAACTGGCAGAAGAAGAACGTTCTGCTGATTTTGAATATAAGAATACAGAAAGTAAAGCATTCAGAGAGCTACACGCACTCTACCGCAAACAACGCGGAGAATTCCAGCGTCAGGTGCGCAAAGAGAAAGAACAGAACCTTGAAAAGCGACGAGCCATCATTGAAGGGATCAAAAACCTGATTACTGAAGAAGAAAATATAGGATCTACTTTTAAGAAGTTCAATCAACTTCAAGACGACTGGAAAAACACGGGAAGCATACCACACGATGCCTACAATATCATATGGGAAGATTACCGCTTGCACGTGCAGAACTTCTACGACTATATTTCCTTGAGTAAGGAGTTGCGAGACAAAGATTTTGAACGCAACCTAGAATTCCGTAGAAAGATTATTGCTAGAGCGGTGGAGTTAGGTGACGAGCCTAATGTTCATAATGCGTTGCGGGAGCTTCAAGAGTTGCACCGCATGTGGAAAGAAGATACTGGCCCAGTAGAGAAGGAATTGAGAGATCCTATCTGGGAAGAGTTTAAAGCAGCGTCAGATGTGATTCATGAGCGTCGCCAGGCGTATTATGAGGAGCGTGATAAAATGGCAGGTAAACACCAGACTATTAAAGAAAACATCATTCAAGAAGTGCGTAATATTATAGACAGTAAACCTAGCAGCCACCGCGACTGGCAGGAACGTCTTAAGGAAATAAATGCGTTAAGAGAACTCTTTACACAAACCGGCCCAGCACCAAAAGCAGTAAATAACGAACTCTGGAGCCAATACCGCAGCGTTACAAGAGACTTCAATAAAGCAAAGAATGAGTTTTATAAAGGCTTGAAAAATGAACAGCAGGAAAATCTAGCTAAGAAGTTAGAGTTAGTAAAAATTGCTGAAGAGCATTCTGAAGCTGGGAATTTCAAAGAATCTCTAGACACCATGAAGCGCATTCAAGCCGATTGGAAGAAAATAGGTCATGTACCTCGCAAAGACAGTGATAAGATTTGGAAACGCTTCCAAAAAGCGTGTAACGCCTTTTTTGATCAGCAAAACGCTCAGAAAAAAGCTGAAAGCAAAGAAGAGCTAGCCAATTTTGTTTTGAAGGTAGAAGTTTATGACAAGTTGAAAGAACTGGTTCCTCAAGATGATAAGGAGACCATAATGAAGGAGGTTGAGTCAATTATGGAAGAATGGAACGCTCTAGGTCGTATCCCTTATTCCAAAAGACACTTACAGGAGAAGTTTGAAAAGCTTGTCAAATCTAAATTGACAGCAGCTGGAATGAGCGCTGTAGATGCGGAAATGTTGAAATACAACAACAAATTAGAAAGCCTTAAGGAAGGTGATGATCGCGATTTCAAGAATGAACGGTTTTATTTGCGCAAGCGCAGAGATGAAATACAAGATGAAACCCGACAATTAGAAAACAATCTTCAGTTTATCAACGCAAAAGATGACAAAAACCCTTTTTTAGTGCAGCAACGTAAAAATATTGCGAATTTGAAAAAGGAATTGGACGTGATTAAAGAGAAACAGAAGCAATTGAATATTCTTCAACGTCAATTAGTTAAAGAAGAAGAGGCTACGGAAGAGGAAAATTCTGGAGAAGAATCTTAG
- a CDS encoding shikimate dehydrogenase family protein: METKKIPSSIFGLIGARLDYSFSRAYFSQKFEELKLKDHEYRNFELGSEEDLVRFRESVLYNPSQRTTLGKSEILRGLNVTIPYKESMLKVVDRVSEEAEIIGAINTVVIEDNIWTGHNTDAYGFAKSLEPFLPIDGNALILGTGGASKAVAYTLESLQIPFLKVSRSPGDDEHTIDYKVLNKDVLSQVKLIINTTPLGTHPDIHQCPLIPYEHLGKQHILYDLVYNPSQTLFMKKGLQQGAKAVNGYQMLVHQAERAWELWNR, translated from the coding sequence ATGGAAACCAAAAAGATCCCGTCTAGCATTTTTGGATTGATCGGTGCGCGACTGGATTACAGTTTTTCCCGTGCCTATTTTTCACAAAAGTTCGAAGAGTTGAAACTCAAGGATCATGAGTACCGCAATTTTGAATTGGGCAGTGAGGAAGATCTAGTTCGCTTTCGCGAAAGCGTACTTTACAACCCATCTCAACGCACCACGCTAGGAAAATCAGAAATATTGAGAGGTCTTAATGTGACAATTCCCTATAAGGAAAGCATGTTGAAAGTGGTAGATCGTGTGAGTGAAGAGGCTGAAATCATAGGCGCGATAAATACAGTGGTCATTGAGGATAACATCTGGACGGGTCACAATACCGATGCCTACGGTTTTGCTAAGAGCCTGGAGCCCTTTTTACCTATTGACGGCAATGCTCTTATTTTAGGAACTGGAGGTGCTTCTAAAGCAGTTGCCTATACGCTAGAATCCTTACAAATCCCCTTTCTCAAAGTAAGTCGATCGCCAGGTGATGACGAACATACCATCGATTACAAAGTGCTGAATAAGGATGTACTTTCTCAAGTAAAATTGATCATCAACACCACACCTTTAGGCACCCATCCAGATATTCATCAATGTCCATTAATCCCTTATGAACATCTAGGAAAACAGCACATTCTTTACGACCTGGTCTACAATCCTAGCCAGACACTTTTCATGAAAAAAGGATTGCAACAAGGTGCTAAGGCAGTGAATGGATATCAAATGCTTGTGCATCAAGCAGAGCGAGCTTGGGAACTTTGGAATAGGTAA
- a CDS encoding DUF368 domain-containing protein, translated as MRQPTRSLSDKFFLVLKGMAMGTANKVPGISGGVVAYVAGFYEEFIYSFQKLNLKALKLLAAGRFRSFGYYINGRFLGLLLLGELISYFTVSLGFDVLISYYPILVWAAFFGMILGSIYYLSRNYDNWSRLNIGLLCLGAAIGIGTSLLDPAQDNTNLFFVFFCGMVSVTGMTLPGLSGSYILILLGNYVLLLVDSINTFLKTVILSLQGDFTWWNDPLHMDLLVILVVFVFGSLAGLISLSHLLGWTLKHYRDETNATIIGFITGSLGVVWPWKEETYKLNNLGDLAFDVTGNRIVENYERYWPSMADPQTWIAIVMIGIGFGIVYLLDHYGNQKDPV; from the coding sequence GTGCGTCAACCTACCCGCAGTCTTAGCGATAAGTTTTTCCTGGTTCTTAAAGGTATGGCTATGGGTACGGCTAATAAAGTTCCTGGGATCAGCGGTGGTGTTGTAGCTTACGTGGCTGGATTCTATGAAGAATTTATATACAGCTTTCAAAAACTGAATCTCAAAGCACTGAAACTGCTCGCAGCAGGACGCTTCCGCAGTTTTGGGTATTATATTAATGGTCGGTTTTTAGGTCTATTGTTGTTGGGTGAGCTTATCAGTTATTTCACAGTTAGTTTAGGTTTTGATGTTCTCATTTCATACTATCCTATTTTAGTTTGGGCGGCCTTTTTTGGTATGATTCTAGGGTCTATTTACTACCTGTCCCGCAACTATGATAACTGGAGCCGGCTAAATATAGGCTTGTTATGTCTGGGAGCGGCTATAGGCATAGGCACTTCCCTACTCGATCCTGCTCAAGACAACACAAATTTATTTTTTGTGTTTTTTTGTGGTATGGTGAGCGTTACTGGGATGACCTTGCCAGGATTGAGCGGTAGTTATATTTTGATTTTGCTAGGAAATTACGTGCTCTTACTGGTCGATAGTATCAATACCTTCTTGAAGACAGTAATTCTATCGCTTCAAGGGGATTTTACCTGGTGGAACGACCCACTTCATATGGATTTATTAGTGATACTGGTAGTTTTTGTTTTTGGCTCACTAGCGGGCTTGATCAGCTTATCGCATTTATTAGGTTGGACACTTAAACATTATCGAGACGAGACGAATGCTACCATCATCGGTTTCATAACCGGTTCTTTAGGGGTAGTGTGGCCTTGGAAAGAAGAAACCTATAAATTAAATAATCTTGGCGACCTTGCCTTTGATGTAACGGGCAACCGCATTGTTGAAAACTATGAACGTTACTGGCCATCCATGGCAGATCCACAAACCTGGATCGCCATCGTGATGATAGGAATTGGCTTTGGAATCGTGTATTTATTAGACCATTATGGAAACCAAAAAGATCCCGTCTAG
- a CDS encoding DUF368 domain-containing protein, whose product MSFKTKGAVVLKGMMMGAADVVPGVSGGTIAFITGIYEELIKTIDNLDFSMVTDFNRIGWKATVVKYNLGFLFSLLLGIAISVLSLAKLITYLLEHFPVLVWSFFFGLVLASVWYIGKQITQWNLLAVVAIIVGSLVSYFITIAEPLGAPGSWWYLIFSGFIAIIAMILPGISGAFLLLLLGSYTTVLSSITGLVEGVIKGNWTEALRSLGNLALVGVGAILGLKLFSRALTWLFEHKKNLTLALLTGFMIGSLNKLWPWKKVLSTRTNSEGLEVPFLEQSILPSQYDGDPQLLWVIALIVIGFLLILILERFAIKKPE is encoded by the coding sequence ATGTCATTTAAAACAAAAGGAGCTGTAGTTCTTAAAGGAATGATGATGGGCGCGGCAGATGTTGTTCCTGGAGTATCTGGTGGTACTATTGCTTTTATTACTGGAATCTATGAAGAGTTGATCAAAACCATTGACAACTTAGATTTTAGTATGGTGACAGATTTTAACCGAATAGGTTGGAAAGCTACTGTTGTCAAATATAACTTGGGCTTTTTGTTTTCCTTGTTGTTAGGTATTGCCATCAGCGTATTGAGTCTGGCAAAGTTAATTACGTATCTCCTAGAGCATTTCCCTGTTCTAGTGTGGTCCTTTTTCTTTGGATTAGTACTCGCGAGTGTTTGGTACATCGGCAAACAGATTACGCAGTGGAATTTATTAGCTGTCGTGGCAATTATAGTAGGTTCCTTAGTTTCCTACTTTATAACTATTGCAGAACCATTAGGAGCACCAGGCAGCTGGTGGTATCTGATTTTCTCGGGTTTCATTGCCATTATCGCCATGATTTTACCTGGAATATCAGGAGCTTTTTTATTATTGCTATTAGGCAGCTACACCACCGTACTAAGTTCTATTACAGGATTAGTAGAAGGAGTGATTAAAGGAAATTGGACGGAAGCATTGCGTAGCCTAGGTAATCTTGCCTTAGTAGGTGTAGGTGCGATCCTAGGACTTAAGTTGTTTTCAAGAGCATTAACATGGTTATTTGAACACAAAAAAAATCTAACTCTAGCACTGCTTACTGGTTTCATGATAGGATCATTAAACAAATTGTGGCCCTGGAAAAAGGTCTTGAGTACCAGAACAAATAGTGAAGGTCTGGAAGTTCCTTTTCTTGAGCAGAGTATTTTGCCCTCGCAGTATGATGGCGATCCCCAATTGCTTTGGGTAATAGCTTTAATAGTTATAGGCTTTTTACTTATTCTTATCTTAGAACGTTTTGCTATAAAAAAACCTGAATAG
- a CDS encoding adenylosuccinate synthase has protein sequence MAVDLLLGLQWGDEGKGKIVDVLTSKYDIIARFQGGPNAGHTLEFDGIKHVLHTIPSGIFHKEAINIVGNGVVIDPVIFKKELDNLKQFDLDIKKVLLLSRKAHLILPTHRLLDAASEASKGKAKIGSTLKGIGPTYMDKTGRNGIRLGDLELPTWKEKYRNLADKHEAMIGFHNVDIEYNLEELEKEFFAAVKALKELTFIDSEEYLQQAQRDGKTILAEGAQGSLLDIDFGTYPFVTSSNTTAAGACTGLGVAPTQIGEVYGIFKAYTTRVGSGPFPTELDDEYGEIMARVGNEFGATTGRARRCGWLDLVALRYACEINGVTQLMMMKGDVMSGFDKIQVATAYKYRGKEIKHLPYNIEPENVEPVYTEMPGWKEDLTKLRDEKEFPKELTDYIHFLEKELNIPIKIVSVGPDRKQTIHR, from the coding sequence ATGGCAGTAGATTTATTGCTCGGTCTTCAATGGGGCGACGAGGGAAAAGGTAAGATCGTAGACGTACTTACTTCAAAATACGATATCATAGCAAGATTTCAAGGAGGACCTAACGCAGGGCACACTCTAGAATTTGATGGTATCAAACATGTATTACACACCATTCCTAGCGGGATCTTCCACAAGGAAGCGATCAACATCGTGGGAAATGGAGTCGTAATCGACCCAGTGATTTTCAAGAAAGAATTGGATAATTTAAAGCAATTCGATCTAGACATTAAAAAGGTATTATTGCTTTCGCGAAAGGCGCACTTGATCCTACCTACGCACCGTTTGCTAGATGCGGCAAGTGAGGCATCAAAAGGGAAAGCAAAAATTGGAAGTACGCTGAAGGGTATCGGACCTACTTACATGGACAAGACTGGCCGAAACGGCATACGTTTAGGAGATCTGGAATTGCCTACATGGAAAGAAAAATACCGCAATCTGGCTGACAAGCATGAGGCGATGATCGGTTTCCACAATGTGGATATTGAATACAACCTTGAGGAACTAGAAAAAGAATTTTTCGCAGCAGTGAAAGCGTTGAAAGAATTGACCTTTATCGATTCTGAAGAATATCTACAGCAAGCACAACGAGATGGAAAAACCATCCTGGCTGAAGGTGCACAAGGATCCTTACTAGATATAGATTTTGGAACCTATCCATTTGTAACCTCTTCTAACACTACAGCAGCTGGAGCTTGTACAGGACTGGGAGTAGCACCTACACAAATAGGTGAAGTTTATGGAATCTTCAAAGCATACACAACTCGTGTGGGTAGCGGACCATTCCCAACGGAATTAGACGATGAGTATGGCGAGATTATGGCACGGGTTGGAAACGAATTTGGTGCTACTACTGGTAGAGCGAGACGTTGTGGATGGTTAGATCTTGTGGCCTTGAGATATGCTTGTGAAATCAATGGTGTGACTCAACTAATGATGATGAAAGGTGATGTCATGAGTGGGTTTGACAAAATCCAAGTCGCTACTGCTTACAAGTACCGTGGTAAAGAGATCAAACACCTGCCTTATAATATCGAGCCAGAAAACGTAGAACCAGTCTATACAGAAATGCCAGGCTGGAAAGAGGATTTGACTAAGCTAAGAGACGAGAAAGAGTTCCCAAAGGAACTAACTGACTACATCCATTTCTTAGAAAAAGAATTGAACATTCCTATTAAAATAGTTAGTGTAGGTCCAGATCGTAAGCAAACTATTCATAGGTAA